A genomic stretch from Apodemus sylvaticus chromosome 12, mApoSyl1.1, whole genome shotgun sequence includes:
- the Prg4 gene encoding proteoglycan 4 isoform X1, with translation MGWKILPVCLSLLLPVFLIQQVSSQDLSSCAGRCGEGYSRDATCNCDYNCQHYMECCPDFKRVCTTELSCKGRCFESFARGRECDCDSQCKQFGKCCPDYASFCEEVHNPTSPPPKTAPPPPGASHTIKSTTKRSPKSPKRKTKKVVESEEITEVKDNKKNTPKKKPNPEPPVVDEAGSGLDNGEPRLTPPPDPPTTPHIKVTTAPKTTAAKPVTPKPSIPPNSETSKEASSASNKETTVETKETTETNKQSSTSKKEKTTSAKETRSAEKTSAKDAEPTSATPKNSAPTTTKKPEPTTKEPAPTTPKEPAPTPKEPESTTPKEPEPTTPKEPAPTTKKPEPTTPKEPAPTTKKPESTTPKEPAPTTPKEPEPITPKEPAPTTKKPEPTTPKEPAPTTKKPESTTPKEPAPTTPKEPELTTPKEPEPTPPKEPEPTTPKEPEPTPKEPEPTTPKEPEPTTPKEPEPTTPKEPEPTTPKEPEPTTPKEPEPTTPKEPEPTTPKEPEPTPKEPEPTTPKEPEPTPKEPEPTTPKETEPTTPKEPEPTTPKEPEPTTPKEPEPTTPKEPEPTTPKEPAPTTKDPAPTTPKEPEPTTPKEPAPTTPKEPEPTLPEELEPTTPKIPDEVTAEVAEAPTPKALENNPKEPAVPPTETPEVNKPEMTTAKEKTTEKDTTQATTVAPKRTTETTIIPEETTETKASTTTQITSTTQDTTSPKITTLKATTLAPKVTAPAEEIQNEPEETTPAPDSDDSKTTLKPRKPTKAPKPASTKKPTKAPKKATSTKKPKTTRVKKPKTTPSPPKTTSTTPELNTTPLEVTLPTTMVPKQTPNSETAEVNPNHEDADGGEGEKPLVPRPPVLFPRPPVLFPSAIPGTDRLAGALNQGIHINPMLSDETNLCNGKPVDGLTTLRNGTLVAFRGHYFWMLNPFRPPSPPRRITEVWGIPSPIDTVFTRCNCEGKTFFFKDSQYWRFTNDVADAGYPKQIVKGFGGLTGKVVAALSIAKYKDRPESVYFFKRGGNIQQYTYKQEPVRKCTGRRPAVSYSVYGEAAQVRRRRFERAVGPLQTHTFRIHYSVPRVSYQDKGFLHNEVKVSTMWRGFPNVVTSVITLPNIRKPDGYDYYAFSKDQYYNIDVPTRTARAVTTRSGQTLSKIWYNCP, from the exons ATGGGGTGGAAAATACTTCCCGTCTGCTTGTCGCTGCTGCTTCCTGTTTTCTTGATTCAGCAAGTTTCATCTCAAG ATTTATCAAGCTGTGCAGGGAGATGTGGGGAAGGGTATTCTAGAGATGCCACCTGCAACTGTGATTATAACTGTCAACACTACATGGAGTGCTGTCCTGATTTCAAGAGAGTCTGCACTACAG AGCTATCCTGCAAAGGACGCTGCTTCGAGTCCTTCGCACGAGGAAGGGAGTGTGACTGTGACTCCCAGTGTAAGCAGTTTGGCAAGTGCTGTCCAGATTATGCCAGCTTCTGTGAGGAAG TGCATAATCCCACATCACCACCTCCAAAGACTGCACCTCCGCCTCCAGGAGCATCTCACACCATCAAATCAACCACCAAACGCTCACCCAAATCACCAAAAAGGAAGACTAAGAAAGTTGTAGAATCTGAGGAGATAACAGAAG tAAAAGATAACAAGAAAAACACCCCTAAAAAGAAACCTAATCCAGAGCCACCGGTGGTAGATGAAGCTGGAAGCGGACTGGACAACGGGGAGCCCAGGCTCACCCCACCTCCGGACCCTCCTACTACTCCACACATCAAAGTCACCACAGCTCCCAAGACTACAGCTGCAAAACCAGTAACTCCTAAACCCAGCATTCCACCTAATTCTGAGACCTCTAAAGAGGCATCTTCAGCTTCCAATAAAGAGACAACAGTTGAAACAAAGGAGACTACTGAAACAAATAAACAGTCTTCCACCAGTAAAAAAGAGAAGACTACTTCAGCTAAGGAGACACGGAGTGCAGAGAAAACATCTGCTAAAGATGCTGAACCCACATCTGCAACTCCCAAGAACTCAGCTCCCACTACTACCAAGAAGCCTGAACCTACCACCAAGGAGCCAGCTCCCACCACCCCCAAGGAGCCAGCTCCCACCCCCAAGGAGCCAGAATCCACCACCCCCAAGGAGCCTGAACCCACCACTCCCAAGGAGCCagctcccaccaccaagaaaccTGAACCCACAACTCCCAAGGAGCCagctcccaccaccaagaaaccTGAATCCACAACTCCCAAGGAGCCAGCTCCCACCACCCCCAAGGAGCCTGAACCCATCACTCCCAAGGAGCCagctcccaccaccaagaaaccTGAACCCACAACTCCCAAGGAGCCagctcccaccaccaagaaaccTGAATCCACAACTCCCAAGGAACCAGCTCCCACCACCCCCAAGGAGCCTGAACTCACCACCCCCAAGGAGCCTGAACCCACCCCCCCCAAGGAGCCTGAACCCACCACCCCCAAGGAGCCTGAACCCACCCCCAAGGAGCCTGAACCCACCACCCCCAAGGAGCCTGAACCCACCACCCCCAAGGAGCCTGAACCCACCACCCCCAAGGAGCCTGAACCCACTACCCCCAAGGAGCCTGAACCCACCACTCCCAAGGAACCTGAACCCACCACCCCCAAGGAGCCTGAACCCACCACTCCCAAGGAGCCTGAACCCACCCCCAAGGAGCCTGAACCCACCACCCCCAAGGAGCCTGAACCCACCCCCAAGGAACCTGAACCCACCACCCCCAAGGAGACTGAACCCACCACCCCCAAGGAGCCTGAACCCACCACCCCCAAGGAGCCTGAACCCACCACCCCCAAGGAGCCTGAACCCACCACCCCCAAGGAGCCTGAACCTACCACCCCCAAGGAACCAGCTCCCACAACCAAGGATCCAGCTCCCACCACCCCCAAGGAACCTGAACCCACCACCCCTAAAGAGCCAGCACCTACCACCCCCAAGGAGCCGGAACCCACCCTCCCTGAGGAGCTTGAACCTACTACTCCCAAGATCCCTGATGAAGTAACAGCTGAGGTTGCAGAGGCACCCACACCAAAGGCTCTTGAAAATAATCCCAAGGAGCCCGCTGTACCACCAACTGAGACTCCTGAGGTAAACAAACCTGAAATGACAACTGCTAAAGAGAAGACAACAGAAAAAGACACAACCCAAGCTACAACGGTCGCCCCTAAGAGGACAACAGAGACAACAATCATACCAGAAGAGACTACTGAAACAAAAGCAAGTACCACCACTCAAATAACATCTACAACTCAAGATACCACATCACCCAAAATCACTACTCTGAAAGCAACAACTCTTGCACCCAAAGTAACTGCTCCAGCAGAAGAGATTCAGAACGAACCTGAAGAAACAACTCCTGCACCTGATTCTGATGATTCTAAGACAACTCTAAAGCCACGGAAACCAACCAAAGCACCCAAGCCCGCCTCTACCAAAAAGCCAACCAAAGCACCCAAGAAGGCCACCTCTACCAAAAAGCCAAAGACAACAAGagtgaaaaaaccaaaaactacacCATCTCCTCCAAAGACGACCTCAACAACACCAGAACTGAATACCACCCCTCTAGAAGTCACACTGCCAACCACCATGGTCCCTaaacaaactccaaactctgaaaCAGCTGAAGTCAATCCCAATCATGAAGATGCAGATGGAGGTGAAGGAGAAAAGCCTCTGGTCCCCAGGCCCCCTGTGCTATTCCCCAGGCCCCCTGTGCTATTCCCCAGTGCTATCCCAGGCACTGATCGCTTGGCTGGGGCACTCAATCAAGGCATTCACATCAATCCCATGCTTTCAG atGAGACCAATTTATGCAATGGCAAGCCAGTGGATGGATTGACTACTCTGCGCAATGGGACACTAGTTGCATTTCGAG gtCATTATTTCTGGATGCTGAATCCGTTCAGACCACCATCTCCACCACGCAGGATTACTGAAGTCTGGGGTATTCCCTCTCCTATTGACACTGTTTTTACTAGATGCAACTGCGAAGGAAAGACTTTCTTCTTTAAG GATTCTCAGTACTGGCGCTTCACTAACGACGTAGCAGATGCTGGGTATCCTAAACAGATTGTCAAAGGCTTTGGAGGACTAACAGGGAAGGTAGTGGCTGCTCTTTCCATAGCCAAGTACAAGGACAGGCCTGAATCTGTGTACTTCTTCAAGAGAG GTGGCAACATTCAGCAGTACACTTACAAACAGGAGCCCGTGAGGAAGTGCACAGGGAGGCGGCCTGCCGTCAGCTACTCAGTGTATGGGGAGGCGGCTCAGGTGAGAAGGCGCCGCTTTGAGCGTGCTGTTGGACCTCTCCAGACACACACCTTCAGGATCCATTACTCGGTACCCAGAGTCTCTTATCAAGACAAAG
- the Prg4 gene encoding proteoglycan 4 isoform X2, with amino-acid sequence MGWKILPVCLSLLLPVFLIQQVSSQDLSSCAGRCGEGYSRDATCNCDYNCQHYMECCPDFKRVCTTELSCKGRCFESFARGRECDCDSQCKQFGKCCPDYASFCEEVHNPTSPPPKTAPPPPGASHTIKSTTKRSPKSPKRKTKKVVESEEITEVKDNKKNTPKKKPNPEPPVVDEAGSGLDNGEPRLTPPPDPPTTPHIKVTTAPKTTAAKPVTPKPSIPPNSETSKEASSASNKETTVETKETTETNKQSSTSKKEKTTSAKETRSAEKTSAKDAEPTSATPKNSAPTTTKKPEPTTKEPAPTTPKEPAPTPKEPESTTPKEPEPTTPKEPAPTTKKPEPTTPKEPAPTTKKPESTTPKEPAPTTPKEPAPTTPKEPELTTPKEPEPTPPKEPEPTTPKEPEPTPKEPEPTTPKEPEPTTPKEPEPTTPKEPEPTTPKEPEPTTPKEPEPTTPKEPEPTTPKEPEPTPKEPEPTTPKEPEPTPKEPEPTTPKETEPTTPKEPEPTTPKEPEPTTPKEPEPTTPKEPEPTTPKEPAPTTKDPAPTTPKEPEPTTPKEPAPTTPKEPEPTLPEELEPTTPKIPDEVTAEVAEAPTPKALENNPKEPAVPPTETPEVNKPEMTTAKEKTTEKDTTQATTVAPKRTTETTIIPEETTETKASTTTQITSTTQDTTSPKITTLKATTLAPKVTAPAEEIQNEPEETTPAPDSDDSKTTLKPRKPTKAPKPASTKKPTKAPKKATSTKKPKTTRVKKPKTTPSPPKTTSTTPELNTTPLEVTLPTTMVPKQTPNSETAEVNPNHEDADGGEGEKPLVPRPPVLFPRPPVLFPSAIPGTDRLAGALNQGIHINPMLSDETNLCNGKPVDGLTTLRNGTLVAFRGHYFWMLNPFRPPSPPRRITEVWGIPSPIDTVFTRCNCEGKTFFFKDSQYWRFTNDVADAGYPKQIVKGFGGLTGKVVAALSIAKYKDRPESVYFFKRGGNIQQYTYKQEPVRKCTGRRPAVSYSVYGEAAQVRRRRFERAVGPLQTHTFRIHYSVPRVSYQDKGFLHNEVKVSTMWRGFPNVVTSVITLPNIRKPDGYDYYAFSKDQYYNIDVPTRTARAVTTRSGQTLSKIWYNCP; translated from the exons ATGGGGTGGAAAATACTTCCCGTCTGCTTGTCGCTGCTGCTTCCTGTTTTCTTGATTCAGCAAGTTTCATCTCAAG ATTTATCAAGCTGTGCAGGGAGATGTGGGGAAGGGTATTCTAGAGATGCCACCTGCAACTGTGATTATAACTGTCAACACTACATGGAGTGCTGTCCTGATTTCAAGAGAGTCTGCACTACAG AGCTATCCTGCAAAGGACGCTGCTTCGAGTCCTTCGCACGAGGAAGGGAGTGTGACTGTGACTCCCAGTGTAAGCAGTTTGGCAAGTGCTGTCCAGATTATGCCAGCTTCTGTGAGGAAG TGCATAATCCCACATCACCACCTCCAAAGACTGCACCTCCGCCTCCAGGAGCATCTCACACCATCAAATCAACCACCAAACGCTCACCCAAATCACCAAAAAGGAAGACTAAGAAAGTTGTAGAATCTGAGGAGATAACAGAAG tAAAAGATAACAAGAAAAACACCCCTAAAAAGAAACCTAATCCAGAGCCACCGGTGGTAGATGAAGCTGGAAGCGGACTGGACAACGGGGAGCCCAGGCTCACCCCACCTCCGGACCCTCCTACTACTCCACACATCAAAGTCACCACAGCTCCCAAGACTACAGCTGCAAAACCAGTAACTCCTAAACCCAGCATTCCACCTAATTCTGAGACCTCTAAAGAGGCATCTTCAGCTTCCAATAAAGAGACAACAGTTGAAACAAAGGAGACTACTGAAACAAATAAACAGTCTTCCACCAGTAAAAAAGAGAAGACTACTTCAGCTAAGGAGACACGGAGTGCAGAGAAAACATCTGCTAAAGATGCTGAACCCACATCTGCAACTCCCAAGAACTCAGCTCCCACTACTACCAAGAAGCCTGAACCTACCACCAAGGAGCCAGCTCCCACCACCCCCAAGGAGCCAGCTCCCACCCCCAAGGAGCCAGAATCCACCACCCCCAAGGAGCCTGAACCCACCACTCCCAAGGAGCCagctcccaccaccaagaaaccTGAACCCACAACTCCCAAGGAGCCagctcccaccaccaagaaaccTGAATCCACAACTCCCAAGGAGCCAGCTCCCACCACCCCCAAGGAGC CAGCTCCCACCACCCCCAAGGAGCCTGAACTCACCACCCCCAAGGAGCCTGAACCCACCCCCCCCAAGGAGCCTGAACCCACCACCCCCAAGGAGCCTGAACCCACCCCCAAGGAGCCTGAACCCACCACCCCCAAGGAGCCTGAACCCACCACCCCCAAGGAGCCTGAACCCACCACCCCCAAGGAGCCTGAACCCACTACCCCCAAGGAGCCTGAACCCACCACTCCCAAGGAACCTGAACCCACCACCCCCAAGGAGCCTGAACCCACCACTCCCAAGGAGCCTGAACCCACCCCCAAGGAGCCTGAACCCACCACCCCCAAGGAGCCTGAACCCACCCCCAAGGAACCTGAACCCACCACCCCCAAGGAGACTGAACCCACCACCCCCAAGGAGCCTGAACCCACCACCCCCAAGGAGCCTGAACCCACCACCCCCAAGGAGCCTGAACCCACCACCCCCAAGGAGCCTGAACCTACCACCCCCAAGGAACCAGCTCCCACAACCAAGGATCCAGCTCCCACCACCCCCAAGGAACCTGAACCCACCACCCCTAAAGAGCCAGCACCTACCACCCCCAAGGAGCCGGAACCCACCCTCCCTGAGGAGCTTGAACCTACTACTCCCAAGATCCCTGATGAAGTAACAGCTGAGGTTGCAGAGGCACCCACACCAAAGGCTCTTGAAAATAATCCCAAGGAGCCCGCTGTACCACCAACTGAGACTCCTGAGGTAAACAAACCTGAAATGACAACTGCTAAAGAGAAGACAACAGAAAAAGACACAACCCAAGCTACAACGGTCGCCCCTAAGAGGACAACAGAGACAACAATCATACCAGAAGAGACTACTGAAACAAAAGCAAGTACCACCACTCAAATAACATCTACAACTCAAGATACCACATCACCCAAAATCACTACTCTGAAAGCAACAACTCTTGCACCCAAAGTAACTGCTCCAGCAGAAGAGATTCAGAACGAACCTGAAGAAACAACTCCTGCACCTGATTCTGATGATTCTAAGACAACTCTAAAGCCACGGAAACCAACCAAAGCACCCAAGCCCGCCTCTACCAAAAAGCCAACCAAAGCACCCAAGAAGGCCACCTCTACCAAAAAGCCAAAGACAACAAGagtgaaaaaaccaaaaactacacCATCTCCTCCAAAGACGACCTCAACAACACCAGAACTGAATACCACCCCTCTAGAAGTCACACTGCCAACCACCATGGTCCCTaaacaaactccaaactctgaaaCAGCTGAAGTCAATCCCAATCATGAAGATGCAGATGGAGGTGAAGGAGAAAAGCCTCTGGTCCCCAGGCCCCCTGTGCTATTCCCCAGGCCCCCTGTGCTATTCCCCAGTGCTATCCCAGGCACTGATCGCTTGGCTGGGGCACTCAATCAAGGCATTCACATCAATCCCATGCTTTCAG atGAGACCAATTTATGCAATGGCAAGCCAGTGGATGGATTGACTACTCTGCGCAATGGGACACTAGTTGCATTTCGAG gtCATTATTTCTGGATGCTGAATCCGTTCAGACCACCATCTCCACCACGCAGGATTACTGAAGTCTGGGGTATTCCCTCTCCTATTGACACTGTTTTTACTAGATGCAACTGCGAAGGAAAGACTTTCTTCTTTAAG GATTCTCAGTACTGGCGCTTCACTAACGACGTAGCAGATGCTGGGTATCCTAAACAGATTGTCAAAGGCTTTGGAGGACTAACAGGGAAGGTAGTGGCTGCTCTTTCCATAGCCAAGTACAAGGACAGGCCTGAATCTGTGTACTTCTTCAAGAGAG GTGGCAACATTCAGCAGTACACTTACAAACAGGAGCCCGTGAGGAAGTGCACAGGGAGGCGGCCTGCCGTCAGCTACTCAGTGTATGGGGAGGCGGCTCAGGTGAGAAGGCGCCGCTTTGAGCGTGCTGTTGGACCTCTCCAGACACACACCTTCAGGATCCATTACTCGGTACCCAGAGTCTCTTATCAAGACAAAG
- the Prg4 gene encoding proteoglycan 4 isoform X3: protein MGWKILPVCLSLLLPVFLIQQVSSQELSCKGRCFESFARGRECDCDSQCKQFGKCCPDYASFCEEVHNPTSPPPKTAPPPPGASHTIKSTTKRSPKSPKRKTKKVVESEEITEVKDNKKNTPKKKPNPEPPVVDEAGSGLDNGEPRLTPPPDPPTTPHIKVTTAPKTTAAKPVTPKPSIPPNSETSKEASSASNKETTVETKETTETNKQSSTSKKEKTTSAKETRSAEKTSAKDAEPTSATPKNSAPTTTKKPEPTTKEPAPTTPKEPAPTPKEPESTTPKEPEPTTPKEPAPTTKKPEPTTPKEPAPTTKKPESTTPKEPAPTTPKEPEPITPKEPAPTTKKPEPTTPKEPAPTTKKPESTTPKEPAPTTPKEPELTTPKEPEPTPPKEPEPTTPKEPEPTPKEPEPTTPKEPEPTTPKEPEPTTPKEPEPTTPKEPEPTTPKEPEPTTPKEPEPTTPKEPEPTPKEPEPTTPKEPEPTPKEPEPTTPKETEPTTPKEPEPTTPKEPEPTTPKEPEPTTPKEPEPTTPKEPAPTTKDPAPTTPKEPEPTTPKEPAPTTPKEPEPTLPEELEPTTPKIPDEVTAEVAEAPTPKALENNPKEPAVPPTETPEVNKPEMTTAKEKTTEKDTTQATTVAPKRTTETTIIPEETTETKASTTTQITSTTQDTTSPKITTLKATTLAPKVTAPAEEIQNEPEETTPAPDSDDSKTTLKPRKPTKAPKPASTKKPTKAPKKATSTKKPKTTRVKKPKTTPSPPKTTSTTPELNTTPLEVTLPTTMVPKQTPNSETAEVNPNHEDADGGEGEKPLVPRPPVLFPRPPVLFPSAIPGTDRLAGALNQGIHINPMLSDETNLCNGKPVDGLTTLRNGTLVAFRGHYFWMLNPFRPPSPPRRITEVWGIPSPIDTVFTRCNCEGKTFFFKDSQYWRFTNDVADAGYPKQIVKGFGGLTGKVVAALSIAKYKDRPESVYFFKRGGNIQQYTYKQEPVRKCTGRRPAVSYSVYGEAAQVRRRRFERAVGPLQTHTFRIHYSVPRVSYQDKGFLHNEVKVSTMWRGFPNVVTSVITLPNIRKPDGYDYYAFSKDQYYNIDVPTRTARAVTTRSGQTLSKIWYNCP, encoded by the exons ATGGGGTGGAAAATACTTCCCGTCTGCTTGTCGCTGCTGCTTCCTGTTTTCTTGATTCAGCAAGTTTCATCTCAAG AGCTATCCTGCAAAGGACGCTGCTTCGAGTCCTTCGCACGAGGAAGGGAGTGTGACTGTGACTCCCAGTGTAAGCAGTTTGGCAAGTGCTGTCCAGATTATGCCAGCTTCTGTGAGGAAG TGCATAATCCCACATCACCACCTCCAAAGACTGCACCTCCGCCTCCAGGAGCATCTCACACCATCAAATCAACCACCAAACGCTCACCCAAATCACCAAAAAGGAAGACTAAGAAAGTTGTAGAATCTGAGGAGATAACAGAAG tAAAAGATAACAAGAAAAACACCCCTAAAAAGAAACCTAATCCAGAGCCACCGGTGGTAGATGAAGCTGGAAGCGGACTGGACAACGGGGAGCCCAGGCTCACCCCACCTCCGGACCCTCCTACTACTCCACACATCAAAGTCACCACAGCTCCCAAGACTACAGCTGCAAAACCAGTAACTCCTAAACCCAGCATTCCACCTAATTCTGAGACCTCTAAAGAGGCATCTTCAGCTTCCAATAAAGAGACAACAGTTGAAACAAAGGAGACTACTGAAACAAATAAACAGTCTTCCACCAGTAAAAAAGAGAAGACTACTTCAGCTAAGGAGACACGGAGTGCAGAGAAAACATCTGCTAAAGATGCTGAACCCACATCTGCAACTCCCAAGAACTCAGCTCCCACTACTACCAAGAAGCCTGAACCTACCACCAAGGAGCCAGCTCCCACCACCCCCAAGGAGCCAGCTCCCACCCCCAAGGAGCCAGAATCCACCACCCCCAAGGAGCCTGAACCCACCACTCCCAAGGAGCCagctcccaccaccaagaaaccTGAACCCACAACTCCCAAGGAGCCagctcccaccaccaagaaaccTGAATCCACAACTCCCAAGGAGCCAGCTCCCACCACCCCCAAGGAGCCTGAACCCATCACTCCCAAGGAGCCagctcccaccaccaagaaaccTGAACCCACAACTCCCAAGGAGCCagctcccaccaccaagaaaccTGAATCCACAACTCCCAAGGAACCAGCTCCCACCACCCCCAAGGAGCCTGAACTCACCACCCCCAAGGAGCCTGAACCCACCCCCCCCAAGGAGCCTGAACCCACCACCCCCAAGGAGCCTGAACCCACCCCCAAGGAGCCTGAACCCACCACCCCCAAGGAGCCTGAACCCACCACCCCCAAGGAGCCTGAACCCACCACCCCCAAGGAGCCTGAACCCACTACCCCCAAGGAGCCTGAACCCACCACTCCCAAGGAACCTGAACCCACCACCCCCAAGGAGCCTGAACCCACCACTCCCAAGGAGCCTGAACCCACCCCCAAGGAGCCTGAACCCACCACCCCCAAGGAGCCTGAACCCACCCCCAAGGAACCTGAACCCACCACCCCCAAGGAGACTGAACCCACCACCCCCAAGGAGCCTGAACCCACCACCCCCAAGGAGCCTGAACCCACCACCCCCAAGGAGCCTGAACCCACCACCCCCAAGGAGCCTGAACCTACCACCCCCAAGGAACCAGCTCCCACAACCAAGGATCCAGCTCCCACCACCCCCAAGGAACCTGAACCCACCACCCCTAAAGAGCCAGCACCTACCACCCCCAAGGAGCCGGAACCCACCCTCCCTGAGGAGCTTGAACCTACTACTCCCAAGATCCCTGATGAAGTAACAGCTGAGGTTGCAGAGGCACCCACACCAAAGGCTCTTGAAAATAATCCCAAGGAGCCCGCTGTACCACCAACTGAGACTCCTGAGGTAAACAAACCTGAAATGACAACTGCTAAAGAGAAGACAACAGAAAAAGACACAACCCAAGCTACAACGGTCGCCCCTAAGAGGACAACAGAGACAACAATCATACCAGAAGAGACTACTGAAACAAAAGCAAGTACCACCACTCAAATAACATCTACAACTCAAGATACCACATCACCCAAAATCACTACTCTGAAAGCAACAACTCTTGCACCCAAAGTAACTGCTCCAGCAGAAGAGATTCAGAACGAACCTGAAGAAACAACTCCTGCACCTGATTCTGATGATTCTAAGACAACTCTAAAGCCACGGAAACCAACCAAAGCACCCAAGCCCGCCTCTACCAAAAAGCCAACCAAAGCACCCAAGAAGGCCACCTCTACCAAAAAGCCAAAGACAACAAGagtgaaaaaaccaaaaactacacCATCTCCTCCAAAGACGACCTCAACAACACCAGAACTGAATACCACCCCTCTAGAAGTCACACTGCCAACCACCATGGTCCCTaaacaaactccaaactctgaaaCAGCTGAAGTCAATCCCAATCATGAAGATGCAGATGGAGGTGAAGGAGAAAAGCCTCTGGTCCCCAGGCCCCCTGTGCTATTCCCCAGGCCCCCTGTGCTATTCCCCAGTGCTATCCCAGGCACTGATCGCTTGGCTGGGGCACTCAATCAAGGCATTCACATCAATCCCATGCTTTCAG atGAGACCAATTTATGCAATGGCAAGCCAGTGGATGGATTGACTACTCTGCGCAATGGGACACTAGTTGCATTTCGAG gtCATTATTTCTGGATGCTGAATCCGTTCAGACCACCATCTCCACCACGCAGGATTACTGAAGTCTGGGGTATTCCCTCTCCTATTGACACTGTTTTTACTAGATGCAACTGCGAAGGAAAGACTTTCTTCTTTAAG GATTCTCAGTACTGGCGCTTCACTAACGACGTAGCAGATGCTGGGTATCCTAAACAGATTGTCAAAGGCTTTGGAGGACTAACAGGGAAGGTAGTGGCTGCTCTTTCCATAGCCAAGTACAAGGACAGGCCTGAATCTGTGTACTTCTTCAAGAGAG GTGGCAACATTCAGCAGTACACTTACAAACAGGAGCCCGTGAGGAAGTGCACAGGGAGGCGGCCTGCCGTCAGCTACTCAGTGTATGGGGAGGCGGCTCAGGTGAGAAGGCGCCGCTTTGAGCGTGCTGTTGGACCTCTCCAGACACACACCTTCAGGATCCATTACTCGGTACCCAGAGTCTCTTATCAAGACAAAG